The Culex pipiens pallens isolate TS chromosome 2, TS_CPP_V2, whole genome shotgun sequence DNA window gtaaGGGATAttctaaaacatcaaaaaaaaatgttaatcttttcaaagaaaaaaacttaacataaacaaaatttcttttGAAGTTTCAAACAAATTCATATATTGACgttttgacgttcaattacccAATGTAGACATTCAAAAGCTGTGAATCGCACATGattgaatggattttttcgTTGAGAATCCATTCAAGTTGGTAATCGATAGCACTTTTGTGGTGACCAGAGCAGAAACCAAAACCATATCAATGATTGTGCGACTGAGTATTTGGTGACATTCTTCTAAGAAAATCGTCTAAAAAATCGAAGCAATCCTTGCTTCAAATCTCAAAACTCAATTCCCTCGGCAGCGTCCTTTCCAACTTCCGGTCCTACTCCGGAGGGCAATTTCCAATTCCATTTGTTTTGTTCTGTCCGTATCTCTACCTGATGACGGTATACCTTTTCTGTCTTTTTGTGTGCCACCTGGAAAACAGGTTCTGGCCTTCCTACACCCAACAAACGTGCACGCACTCGCACACTTGGATCGATCCCTGCTGGAACAAATCTTGCTCTTTGTCTGGACCGAAGAACGGCAGACGGACAACAAACGCTCATGTGATGCAAACGGTGCATAATGCGCACATATAAAATCGATATATCGAAGAAGAATGGCAACGAAGTGCAGTTTTTGAGTCTGCTTCGAGTCTTCCTTCGAGAGAGCAAATCGCATCGCAGAAGGCGACGCAGAATTGTGACCTCTAGGGAAGAGTCGTTTGACCCCGCCATGGCACTCTAGATGTTATCGCGCTACGAGGCGAATTTAAAAATTCGTACTTTAGCACGATTTTTGCGCAGCCTGCTACTACTCCAGCTGACCTTGACATTTAAAATGCCTATGGTGCATGGCACTTTGTCATTCGGACTAATTAGTACCATTCTGAGAACTGGGTGTACTTACTTGGAGAACGTGGTCTGGTATTCCTTGATCTCCTTCCGCGAGAACTCGTGAAACTCCGTGTAGATGTTCACTACCCGGTAGGTGTGCTTTACTTCTTGGCCGTTTTCCAGTGCGTCGTTGATGGCCTGGCGGCGGTTGAGGATGGAGGACAGCTCGTCTGACATTTTTGTACTGTTTTGTAGGTTTTTTCCTCCTTTTCTATTGGAAATCAATACAACTTTTTTGCTGCGCTTCTTTCTGTTTCACAGGACGTTACACACAATACAACAGAGACGTACAATTACACTAAACAAGAATATACACACAACAACCACACCGCGAGCTGTCTTGTTCTCACTTATTGTGCAGATTTTTCCCCCCCAATTATTGCACGTTTTTTGCTCTGTGATGAGAAATGCACCGCTAATTAAATCGCGTTCGACACCAACGCCGATGAACTTGGAGGTATTGTGCACCGTTTTTCGCTCGCGCGCTCCTCACGCACTTGTAAATGCAAATCACAGTAGGCTCCTTAACATTGACTTTGTACGCCACACCTGCGAGCGGGGGGTCGTGTGATTTACTACCCAGCCTACTTGACCTGAGAGCCGCCTGATTGTTTAAAGGAAAACaatgttgttgattttttttttgcttgtttgcctGTTTTGCGATACAGAGCACTTGTGCGTCTACTTTGGTTGAAAGTAGAAGTGAAactgaaaattcaaacaacACCGACTCTCGCTAACGGCTTCTCCGGGCGATCCGACCTGGTCGGAGAAGGCTCGTGGGAGACGTTTGCGTATACATGTGGTCGAGGTTTGGAGGTCGTTCTTGAGCTACGTAGAAGGAGGGACGATCGGAATTACGTAGACAGACCAATAGATATTTAGAATGCTTTGTGAATGTGAATAGACGAAAATGGAGTCGTTTATGAACGACCCCTTCATCGCATTCGCTCTCTCAGAAACCCGCATGGCACAACGATAACCGTCACCATCAAAAAACGTTCAGAATGAGAGAATTACAGTAACGGTCGAATGGTCAGAACATTCTGAACGAagcaattttgtttattgaatgttgataaaatgtaaacattattttaaaaataaattcacagaaaaaataacTCCAATCTTAATCATATCGAGTTTGGTTAAACCAAGTTCAATAATTGTTAAATTTACCCCAAAATCTCTCATTTTCGGCCTCTCAACCAACTTACACAGTATATTATTTATCTTATACCTTGTTCAAGTAGAATAGTTTAAACAGAAGTGATGGAATTCATCAAAAGATCATCAAACAAAGCCTTCCTGTTGATAGCATAACTTTAAACTAGAACGAACTTTCCAGAAAATTCTTTCACAAAGCACAAAAAAGGACTTCCCCTCGAGCATACATCCATAGTAGGCGGTTATTGTACACCACATCATGTTTTATGCCGCGTTCTCTCACTCTTCaaatctctctctccctctccgaGCATATTCTCATGCGCAGCAACCGTTGCTTTCCGCGGCCAGCTGCCTGTTATGTTGTTTGCTATAAAAGGCTATGTTTACTGCGATATGCTGCGCAacactctctcgctctctctcgcAATCTTTTCGCTCTCCGAGTCGTGATAGTCGCGCTGTTACGGTGGGTTGTTTACCTGGCGTTGGCTTGCTGCGTTTGTTTTTGTGCCAAATACGCAAGAAGCCTTCTAGGatcgagtaacgaaaaaaaaaacaaacaaacaaataataattgaaACAGCGCAAAGTCTTGCTGGGTTCACAAAACTGGTGCTTGTGCCATTCATGGAAATGGGGTAACAAAGGATGGATTCAGGAGATGTGTTTGGTCGAGATGAACAGCATTTTCAAGGTTACGCTAAAAGGGGGGGTGGATGGGCGACCTTGGGAGAGGTCGTTCAGGATGCTGGTTGAACTGTTTTTAGGTTGAGGGAGGCACTCGTTTAAGGTTAAAGGTCACTGCAAATGTCGCACTaaattgaaagttattttgAAGTATTAAATAACATTACAGTGCTCACAAAATTAAAGGTGTAAAATGTGTGAAAACCTTTCGACAAACCCGCCTACTCAGGTGAGGTCACAGAACCGGGAAAAGCCCCCTCAACCGCTTATCTTATCGGCTTACTGAGACCAACGGCTGCACAGAAGGCACCACGTATCGCATTCATGTTGGAACCCAATTTCCAGTAGCTTCAAATTCGTCGCAACAGACACTCCGTAAAATGCGTTCCGTAGCCCTGATTGCCGTAGTCCTGGCCATTGTGGCCGCTTTCTTCGCGTCGCCCTCGACGGCCGACATCTACTCGGAAATGGCCGCCTGCGCGTGTCCCCTCAGCTACCAGCCGGTTTGCGGAAGTGACAACGTGACGTACTCAAACGATTGTGTCCTCGGCTGTGCCATGACCACCCCGACCGGATCGAAGATGGCCCTGCGAAAGTTACGCTCCGGATCGTGCGAAGACCAGGAGTTCTAACCACCTGTTGCGTCGCCGTTGATAAGCtggatttgaataaaaaatgtgactgttttGTGCGGCTCAGTGAGTGGTTTATTCATTTTGTCCTCAGACACTGCGCAAAACGGTTTAAACAGGTTTTGATGTTTAATTAATGTGCATTTTATTCCATTAGTAAACACCGTCATAGACGGTTCACTTATCTTTGTTTCGCCGAGTACGTGTCCCCACTTGAAGCCGAAACATCCCATTCTATCAAGTTTGACTGTAGTCAGGCGTAGTAGGCTTATCAAACAGTGTGGTTTGAAATTTTCCCCAAACTCAACGTCCCAGCCTACTTTGCGTCTCCACTTAAAATTAGTCATGGAGACCAATTCGAGGAGACGCCTGGTTGCCCAGCTCACTTCGAATGTCAAACTACCTCAAACTTTCAACCGGCACTGTTGGTGAGTAAGTGAGGCTCGAGTGTTTTATCAATGCCACTCGAGTCGCGATCCGataacaacacacaacacacattCTTCCAATATAATCGATAAGGTTCGAATGAAAATAGCCCGATTCAACTTTGCATTTGTCAGTTGTTCGTCGAACAGGTGAAACAGATAGAGCAAAATTATGAACGGTCGTGTTTTGGTACTTTTTGCCCTTCTGGGTGCCCTCGTCGTGTTGACGGAAGCCCGCGGACGAGGCGGAGCGGATGGTCTGTGTGCCTGTCCGAGGATCTATCTGCCGGTTTGCGGAAGCGACCTGGAGACCTACAGCAACGATTGCTTGCTGCGGTGCGAGGTGGATTCGAACCGGGGACGCGCCCTAGGGCTGAGGAAGTTGAGCGATGGACCGTGCGACAACTTGGCCGATAACCTGGCGGAACTTCCGGTGGAATATTGAAGGTGGTGATGAAATTGATGGATGGCGACATACGTTTTgtgatcaataaaaaaaaaacatttaaactttgagttcttgaaaaaatgtatgagtAACTTTCCAAGGATTGAAAAGAAGTCACAGATAAAGAACAAAGGCAGCTCAGTGCAGATAACGGGTTTAGCACAATCTGTTAGTGGTGAAATTAAGTACCTTGTGTTGAAAATCCATTGACGCGCAATTTTACTACTGGACAAGAACacgtcttattttttttttgttgtaaattgaAAGCATtcgattgattattttttatctagaaaaaagaattatttttgtttgattttgttccGAAGataagatttttaatatttttctctcCTCAAAATTAATCAGAATAATTAATTAAGACtctttaagagtttaagagaaAAATGttaagttgattttaaaattatcaagaatatattttagaacgttttgatttcaattttaaattaaatttatgatcgattttacaagttctttcattgaaaatttaaattcaaagtttatgttgacCGCCACTCCAAACTTGGCCTTAATAATCAaggagaaaaaaacatttttttttttaaattcaaaattttaatgaaaattaaagtttaatcaaccaaaaccagttaaaatgcatttttctgcgtttataatcatatttagcatgtttgaagtTCTATGAAgacattttaaatattcatgaaataccaatgtacagtcccacgaaaagtttttttttcgtcaaaaaaatgtccgtcaatacatcgatattttgaaaacaaatttttagaaAGCAACTTGACGcgagtaaaatgcattttaaaacacttttttcatccaaatgttgaaacctaggcttgtaatttcaatttttatatcatttttttgccccGACTTCgctcagagccgagggacataaactttagaaaatatttgcaacgacctaatTTCAtgggaaaatcttgaaaaataaataaacgattATGACGTATTTTTCACGATTTTAGCAGAAGGCGTTTCCAAGATAAAGTTGTATTACAATAATTTAACTTTAGTAGTAAACATTGAATCATTTAGCCTTTTTCCAGAGTAAATTACAACAACAAAGCTACGTAactagatatttttttagagaGCCATTTCAAAATAAGGACAAATATCTATGTGTTTGCAACTCGATCTCTTGTTATGGGTACCTCCTACTGTAGACGAAGCAACATAATTTTTGTCCTCgagtgaatttgaaaaatttaaatcaaattttttaacaaatttacgtTTTAGTTATAACATTTATGGTACTGttaatgaaacttttgtgaaattatgggatcttttcaatagaaaaacgttcaaattttaTAAAGCTTTACTTCTGAAAAGGTgaacaaatagatttttttaacttcatagattagaccaaattataaaatttttggaaatattttagtTGGAAAGATCATAAATTTTGCGTAAGTTCCATTTTTAACTATTAAAATCGGACCAATTTTCCAAGGTTAGTgacatctagaaaaaaaaaaacattttcatcgaatcgaattctttgtgaggctgtatatCAGAAACTAATTTCTGATTCTTTCTGTTTCAGAAAGAAGTAggtataacttaaaaacggtacattgcaaattcgattttgctttaaaagttatttataaatattgtgTTTGTTCAGAGTTTCGATATTATACATTAGATGTTCTCTTAATTCccagaataataaaaaaaatattcaatttaaaatatcgtattttggacatttaacttttagtaatacaaagttaaaaaaaaaaaaatttttttcgtgtacctatttttccgcAAAACTAATGGTGCAAAGTTGCTTCTTTTGAAATAGGGAATGCATAGTTCCATCCAAATCAATTTGCAAAGTCGTACAGAACTAGtgtggtgtaaaatgcattttaaaactcttttttcgaTGCGATATTAAATTGTGCTAGAACCGGTTGACGGAGTCCGGATCAGAGCACGCCAGGACACGACGGAAATGGATAAGGTCAGTGGGTCGGTTAATGATCAGCAGCGGTTGTGCTGCGTCAGAAATGTCTGCAAAAGACTTGTCAAGAATCTACAGGTTACAACGCAACCATCGTACCATCCCCTCCCCCCCACCTTTGAAGAGGAATGTCATTGGGATTTCAAAGATGGCGGTACGTTTATCAACTGTTGATCTATCTCAAGTCCAACACGGTCACGCTATAGGCACTGTTACCCTAACAGTTCGTTGTCGATTCATCAGATGGTGCTGCTGTCGTTAAGCTTAATGTAACACCCCTCGGTTTCGATTTGGAAGGGTGATTGCTATTCGACTTCTCATGCTGGTACCGTTACCAAcacatttaaagaatttcaagatgGCGTGGCAAAGGTGGCTACAACTTCATTTGCGCAATTGATTGAAACAATGATTTTACGAGAAACAAAGTAGTTTATTCAaactttttgatatttcaaacaTGCTTAGATGAACAGGCAATCGTTTTGCTTCATCAAATTGAAGTTAAACTTCAAACTCTGATtgaaattgcagtttttctgaACAACCAAATCGTCTTCACCGCCTTGGACCCCGTTGACACAACACACTTGCTGCGATGGTGTGTGCGGCGCTTGCTGCGTTTTCCGTGTTTGATACGTCAGTCGCACACAGTCTTGCACGTCGCAGATCGCACAGAGCCCACAAAACTCTTTCGTGTCATCGCCACtacacttacaaaaaaaaaggtctCGGGGTTGTCCGGAATCTACAGCTCTCGAATTCCTCCGGAACGTAGTGCTCGCGTGGCCGTGCGGTATCGTGTGAAAATGGTTCGGGGTTCCGACCGGTGGTTCGTTGCGTTTGGTTCCGGCCGCTAGGGCGCTCATCCGTGTAAGTAATCTGTCAAAATATGGTAACATTTCAGTCCGGGGTTCAGGGGTCCAGGGACGACGGACTTTCTGTTCGAGGGCCAATCTTTCTCTTTTGGCATTTTTCTGTGCCCTCCCTTTCGCTGTCCGTCCGTCCGTCGCTCGAGTCCCATTGAGTGTGTCGTCGTGGGTCCAACGGCAGCAAAAGCAGAGGACGtggacaaaaatttccagacAAAATTATGTGGCCAGGCGCTTGGCTAGAGAGTAGGAAAAAAGTCGGTCCAGttggcaagtttttttttgctctccctCTGCCGTGTGCGGCGCTGGATCCGGAACAGATTGTTAGTGATTTGTGAAAAGTTAGTGCGATTTTCCGGTGAATGTTCCGGCGGAACGGGATCGGTCGAGTTTTCCAGGCCGGGAGCGGAAAATGGCAAGTTGACATGTGGGCGTTTCTGCCCTGGTGTGGGTGGCTGGCCCTGCTGGATGTTCCACAGTGGGTGAGATGGGTGGAAGTGGGTGGTGGTGGAAGAAGCAGAAGAGGAAGGGAAAGGGTAGTGCAGTGCTCTCCCCACAGACACGGTCATTTTCGTCTATGTTGCCTCTGCTTGCTCCGGCTGCTGGCAGTGGCAAATGTCCCGTTGTTTTTGCTGTGGCCAAACCAGCGCGCGTTTGCTGCTGGCAGATCGACGGAATTCTTCGGTGGGAATTTCCCGGAATGTGGGCATCTCCGCCTCTCTCAAACAGATTGAcaaatgaatttaaattgattGTTTGGAGAGCCGGCCCCGAGATACACGATTAACAAGTGTTTGTCGAGCGTGCAAATTCCGACTTCCTGGAAGAAGATCTGTGAAGCTGAGAGGAGACTCGCATGACTCATGTGCGACAACAAGCTTGAAAGCAAATACCGGATTAGTCTAGCCCCTTCTTATATGTGTGTATTATCTGGCGTGCATCGTGCAATGAATGGCGTGAAATGAAGCAGCAGCAGGAACAACATCCAGCCCAGTCAGTTGATGCTCACTATGTGTAGCTCTAAGTACTTCCGGCTCACGATATCTAATTACAACAGAGCGAAATGATTATTGGGAGTCAAATTGGCGACCTTTTGTCGTGGGTTGGGCTGGACAAACGATCTCAAAAGTGTTTAAAACGTGATTTGAGTAGTTGAATTTGTTTTCTTTAGTTTACTGATTGATGAGGATAAccgtcaaatttatttttaaacatgttctAATCTtacaaaacagatttaaaaatttaaattataaacttGTTAGatcagcggttctcaacctttttcgacCATTTCCCCCCTTGGATTATTTTCAACTCCTTCATTccccccttcaattttaaattaagtatcaaaaaaaaaacagaaatcgaggaaattataaaaaataatgcactgctcatgtttgaaagaatatcAATGAATTCTGTATCACAGATTCACAGACAATTAGTacagcaaatttttgaaaactaaaactaaGATATTCAAGAACTCTTCATGTTTCAAACAATATGAAAATTCAGAGAAAtttatttcttcgaaaaaacattcataatttttaagttattaattcgtattttagacatttaaaaaaaacgaccgAAAAATGGCAGGGAAATTCACGCATTTCacaagcaatttaaaaataattataagcattacattttgataaaaattccctagattttttttacgttttaagcaaaaacgttcaaaacaaaaacattatattgcatcctcattcccccccaagaatggtcaattcccccccaggggggaattcctcactggttgagaaacactgtgtTAGATGATCTGCGAACTAACCATACAGCAAAATATCCGATGGTAAACTCGCAAGCAAAAgcgtgcacatcaccttcgtcaaactTCACACGTCACActcaatattacacactgctTGTACATTTgtggtaaacacaaaaaaaattgcaaccgacgggattcaaacccagcaccaacatcaaggactggcgccttagcccactccgCCATCAGACCATAGAAGAACGGATAGGATAGCTtggcatttcggtcaagtacaca harbors:
- the LOC120419074 gene encoding serine protease inhibitor Kazal-type 1, which translates into the protein MNGRVLVLFALLGALVVLTEARGRGGADGLCACPRIYLPVCGSDLETYSNDCLLRCEVDSNRGRALGLRKLSDGPCDNLADNLAELPVEY
- the LOC120419075 gene encoding trypsin inhibitor ClTI-1-like; translated protein: MRSVALIAVVLAIVAAFFASPSTADIYSEMAACACPLSYQPVCGSDNVTYSNDCVLGCAMTTPTGSKMALRKLRSGSCEDQEF